Within Anguilla anguilla isolate fAngAng1 chromosome 11, fAngAng1.pri, whole genome shotgun sequence, the genomic segment GTAACTCGGTTTCCCCTTCAAGAGGAAATTAAACATGGTGGTAGATTTCGGTAAGATAAGTACAGGGGTCTGACCTGAGGCGGGGCGATGTCTCTGCTCTTCAGCAGGGTCTCACACAGGGACTGCTGCTGCCTCTGGTAGACGTAGGTGAACCTCAGGACCTCCTTGGTGTTTGAGGAGGCCAAGGAGAGGAAGGCCTTGTTCCCTGCAGTGAAGGACTCCTCTTCTCCAGTGATTAGCAACACGCAGTACCTGTTAGACAGCAAGTATACTAAAATATTGACCCTTGACAATCAAAGGACGCTTGACAggaattttttacatttcagcattcagcaTTCATTGAGCCCGTGTATAACAAGATTATCTGAAAATCCAAATACCATTTACTTTTTCTTTACCCCTATCCGTGTGAACTGGGTTTGGAAGAGTTTTAGCAAAATTTTATCAGTGAATTAATAGCTGGATTGGCCTTTGGTTGGACATAGGAAGCAGTCAGATTCAATGCACGGTGACTTTGAAGGGAAGAAGGAAACTGAAAAATACAGATGCCTTACTTCCTCCTTCGGTGGAACTGCTTCACAGGACAGAGCTCGTCGAACAGTTTCTGGTTCACCAATCGAGGCGCAAGGAGGAACTTGTTATTGGAAATGAACTCATCGATGATTTGCTTCTTCATCCCTTTAGCCTGAGAGAGCAATCAATGTACTGCAATTAATAGGTAGCATAGTACTGTAATAGTATAATTAATGTCTGGGAGGAGCATAATCTTTCTttaatgtcaaatatttttcagagcacagaactaaaaaaagtgaatttataCACCACATAATCCAGGGGCAGAAAACTGCATCCTAAGAGTGTCACAATTCTAGacatgtactttaaaaaaaaaattgtttatggtttccccctttttctcaaAATCTGGAATGCCCGATCATTCCCTTGCTGCACACCCACCATCAATTTGGGAcagtgcagacaagcatgttATCAAACTTCAGTCAGAACACTTTATGTGCAGCTTAACTTAACAAGCACTATGTGGGAGCCcaattgaccagcaggggtaaTTGGTGAGGTATAAAAAACTGACATCCTGGCCAATTGAATCCCTCCCTTCCTGGATGATGCCATGGCTAATTATGCATCCCCCTGCCAGGCTGCCAGTCAGTTGGCATTGGCATAGTCTGGATTCTATACCAGACCGTTGAGCATATCCACAGTATTGCAGGCACAGTCAGCTACACCAAGTATAcatttaattatgtaattaaagttttggaTAGAGTGAATACTAGAAGCATCTCCATTACTCTTGAATCACAGCCAGACGAAATCAACAGATGTCCTCTCCAGTGGCATTACTGGCTCCTCAAAGAACACTTCCAAATCAATACGTCTTTAACAACCCAAACATCAAAGGGTGCTGAAGTAAAAGAGCCCCTATTGGCAGGTAAGGAACAAAGCCATACCTGTATGATGTCAGCTGGCTTGTCTGTGTTCTCCTTGAAGACCAGCATAGTCGGGGCGTAGGTGTTGATGTTGAACTGCCTCAGAAGGTTGGCCGTCTCCGACAGACCCTGGTCCACATACCCAAACTCCAAGTAGTCCTTGAAGGCGAATGCGGTCAGCTGAGGACGGCCAGGACATATTAGAATGTTGTTTCAATACAGGACCACAGTTAATAACTGTTGAAAAAGATTCACGGCTGATAATGGACTCCAATATGTTCACCTTGAACAGGAGAGGGACCACGGGCACTTGGTCAAACAGCAGCACATGGGGCTTGTTCTGCTCATGCCAGCTGTTCAAGAACTCCTCGTCATTCCTGTCGGTGACCTAAAGCAAATATTCCATATGTTACAACCAGAGAAAGGAAATGACCAACACGCGGCCGAGGGCATCTTTTACCATGGTTTGACTCAAACCCAGCAAAAGTGGCCCAATAAAGTGTGCCATAAGAATAATCATTCCTCGTTCGTAAAAGCCAGCGCGGTTTGACTCACCTTCTCTACGAGTCTCTGTGGAAGTAAATCCTCAACAAACTGCTTCAGGTGCTCCCTGACCACAGCGTAGTGGAAGAAAGTGGCTTTGCCATTGATCACCCCCAAAATGGAGGGCGTGCGGTGAGCTCCAAGGTGATTGGCCAACCGCCGCTCGTAGCCAACGTCCACCACACCAATGCCCACCCCTGCCAAGGACAGGTAGTCGTCACCGACCCGTACAATAAAGCATTCAaatctgtattcataaagcacatGGGACTACCTTTATCCAATTTTCCCTTCTCTAAACTGAAAGCCTCTGGGAATCCTTCCAGAatcagtaacaaaaaaaaatctacttttcAACCAGCTTGGCAAAGAGACTAAATTTTTAAGGCcagtttaaacaaaataaaaaaggcaatatattgagtgagtgaatgctttatgaatagAAACCTCCATACCCAaggcctccagctcctgcactGTCTCCTTCCAAACGGGCTCGATGTGGATGCAGCTGAAACACCAGTCAGACGTGATCTTTATCAAATATGGCCGCCTGAAACTGTCTGGCACCACTTCGCTGACATACTGGTTGTAATGCAGCGTGTATTTGCTGTCCGCAGGATCGCGGTTCCCCTTGTTGTTGAAGGGGAAGTGGAAGAAGGACTCATCAAAGTAGAAACCGTTGTGGAAATGACGGTAGCCCTGCTGCGGCTGGCCGTACTGCTGGTTCTCATCCACCTGCCCATAACGGTCATAGTTTGCCCTTTTCTCCTCGTTGGATAAGACCTGAGGCATTTGTGGGGAGACATTTGAATAATTCAGCTTTCTGTAACTAACGGTCAACTTGACACAGGACACAACCAAGATTTGAAAATCAAGTTGATTCAAGGGACACTTTTTAAAGACAATTTTCACCTAATTTCATCATGTTGCATGTGACTGTTATACCTTCAATGTTACACATTCGGTATTAATTTAGACattgacacactcacacataaataAGGAAGTCACCTCGTAAGATTTGGTAATCTTGATAAACATATCCTCAGCCTCTGGATTTTTGTTCTTGTCCGGATGCCTTCAagggaagaaaataaacagttctTAATTCCTCATGCATACTATGTGCATGCTATGCCAGGAAAACTGAACAGACTAaccagaagaaaagtaaaataagCTTGTCTGTAGGTCAGAAACAGAGTTTAACATACTTCTTGGCTAATTTTAAGCAATACTTAGGTGCATGAACCTGATCCAGTTCTGAATTTTACAGCCTTTCTCACACAAAGTATATATTTACAGGTTTAGCATGAGTAAGagaaaatgaatgagtgaaacCAACAAGAATGAAAGTCTGCTGTAAGACAGAAAAAATGAGTGAATGTACAGAAGATGGAAGCTCACCATTCTTTAGCAAGCTGCTTGTATACTTTCTTGATGTCTGCTAGACTGCTGCTCTTGGACACTCCAAGAACTTTATAAGGGTCAAACTCGGAAGCAGACTTCACCAGCGCGCTCAACAGAACCAGGTAAAGAgtcactacagacacacaccgcCCCCTTGAGCAGGCCTTCATCTTTGACTGGAAAGTAGAGCAGTGAGAAACATGTGAACATGTGGGAACTTCTCCCTGTAAACCAAGGTTGTACATAGACAGGGGATTAGGCAACGGTAGTACAACCACAGCATGATAAAGTGTTTTAAACCTTGCAGAGACAATAACCAAATACATAGTATAGCAGAAATGTATTACACGGGGTAGCTAAATCCCAGAAAAACAACATCTGCTTCGAATTATTGCGAGCTATTAAACGGTTGCCAGCATGTTAttgttagctaatgttaacaAACTGTTTCAGATTTAGCTATCGACAGATTCATTTTAATGCTTCCATTGGCAAAATAACTAGCGAGCAAGCATTGCATAGTGAGTGGAGTAGGGGCTGGCGAATACAGCGCTGTGTAGCCACATTGGTAAAGACTTGCGAGATATCTAGCATTCTAACTATTACTGCTTATAAAATGGCAACATCAACGATGCTTCCATGCTAGCTTGACTGATCGAGTAATGGGACACCCACACAGTTGACAGGCAAACGAccattacaattaaaatgagtGTTGGATCTTCTTAATAACGAGCAATACACTAAACCAGAATGTGTACCGTTAGCTCGCTGGTCAATTCCCCAGATGTGTAAACGAATGAATTCCTCCCATCCTCAATAGTACTAGCTATTGCTACCTCATGTATGATGAATTCAAACGCACCTCAAGAAAATCGCGAAATCAGGCGGTCCAGATCACCATACCGTAATGCGGCGTTTTCACCCAGACTGTCTTAATTTAAATCCTTATTCATAAATAATCCTAGACGCTTTCACACAGCAACAGACCGGCGATTCAGCTGGTGCCCGATTCCGTTTGCGCTGCAGTTCGCTCAGTGTGTCACGCTAAAGCGTCAATACGCTGGGTGACGCTGGGCGTGTCTTCAGTACAATAACAAGGAAGAGAACCCGAATGACTTCATCAAACTGATGAAACCTACGGGAGAACAGGGTAATGTCTGAATTAGAACTCACGATAACTTTGTTTCGACAGAACTGAGTTAGCGCAGCGGTTGACTTCAATAATTACACCTGTGTGAAGTGTTGTCGTTAGTGTATGTAATATCTTGTCAGAAGCCGGTCGGTCGCTGTTACTTTGCCAGCTAAGCAGCCACACGAGGAAGTACTGTTTCAGTCATTTATAAAGTGGTTAGTGTTTTGTTAGCTGGGTAGCATTGCTGTATTAACAGAGTATACAAAATTACCTTGAATTATTATAGTTGTCGTAGTAGTTTACTTGCTGCGTCGCTAGTTTGGAAGAAGCCTTAAGATATTTTGCTTTAGATCGTCTGAGCTTTTCCgtgtaattaattatatatatattttttaataaagtcaTATTTCTCAAGTATTTGGAAGGTTGTCCATGCCTGATTTTGGGCTATTTAAATTATGGTAGACATCGTTTGATCAGTCTCTGCTTACGCTGTATTAAACGTataatgtgttgtgttgtgatacTGAAAGTGTAGCTCAAGAGAAGTTCATTTAACCATAATAGGTGTGTGCTGAATTCATGTTCCGGAAGCCAGTGCAATGCCCGGTCAGTCTTTGCCTCTCTATCTACTTAAGTGACTTTGATAAATTCAAATTAGGCGCTTCTTCTTTCCGTTCACAGAATGGACGCCAGGCACAGGAAAATTCTTCAGAGCAATCGACTGAATCTCGTCCGGGAGCTGGACCCGTCCCAGCTGTACGATGGACTGCTGTCGAGAGGGGTTTTTACCCAGGACATCATAGATGAAATACAGGTAGGGGCTGAGTCTCGCCGAACTCTTGTGTCGGCCTTCCAAGAGCCGTAGTTATTGTTAAAGTTAGTAGATTTACACATCTATTGTGCATAATTTGGTGTGGACAGGCATCTGAGAAATTAGGTGGCAGTATCCTAAACAAGTGTACAGACAATATACTTAATTTGTCCAGTGTTCAACTAAACAATATTTAAGCCGGGTAAATTTTTTGGACTTAGATTTAGGGATTTTTTCTGTTAGAGGTTACACACATTTGAAGAACttttggataaaaacgtctgccagatatatgtaatgtaagaaCCTGAATGAAATGTGGCAAGATGGAGAAATACAGAGGGCAGGTTATCTGAACAAATGTAGGAAAACATTAGTCACGGTCATTGTGCTTTGAAATATGACATGTTTAGTTGCTGTTTAAACATTTTGCTTGTAACTTTGCACCATTTAGATAATGATAATCTGGTACACTGACAGCATTATcagaattattctttttttctttttacggGTGTACTGTGAATAATATggcttttttacatttgaaatttttTGTTAAGATTCAAATGTTCATGGCTGTAACACAGTGCTTTACAGAAGTTCTGTAATATAACAAGAAGTTAACTCagagtgaaacaggaagtgtaaggctgaatatttcagaaaagtTAAAGGAGAAAAAGTTAACACAATGTTAAAACAGGGATATAATGTATCGTATGTGCAGATTGCCAGAACCCGTCGGGACCAGGCCAGGGAGCTCGTGAGGAACCTGGAGATGCGCGGGAGCCGGGCCTTCCCAGCATTCCTGGAGTGTCTCCAGGAGACCGGTCAGGAACACGTGGTGCACTTCCTACTGAATGGGGACGCGCCTGTGCCCACGCCCCTGCGGCCTACTCTCCTGCCTGTGCCCCTTGGTGAGTACCAGCTCATTCTTTTCCTTCACTCTTTGTCATTGGTGTTGTGCACCAAAATTGCAGAGAAAGGCCAGACGTGTGGCGCAGTCCATAGGTTGGTCaactctgttaccctctccacTACCCTTTCCCTCAGGGCTCGACACTAACATTTTCTCCAAGGAGCTCATgtgctcctaagttgaaaaatCTAGGAGCAcgctaatgcatcccaattaatCCATGTGCTGCTAAATtattttccagttagcacatgTCAGTTTTCAgaagcaaatgctcctaaaatgggagcactgtagccCTGTCCCTACCCGAATAAAGcagaacataaataaataaaaatggagggctgcaaaaacaaactgcagagattttttttattataagcgttttttgtttgcttatttcAATTTTTGCTCCATCCTTGTTTGACAGATAAAACCAAGAATGGTAACAAACCTGATAAATGTGACTCCACCCTTCAACAAAATCAACAAGAGACTATGCATTCCACAACAGTAGATCCTCTTCCTTCACCATGTAAGTGATCAATTGTCATATAATTTCAGTGAATATGCGTGTACATCCTAGTTTATAACTTCACTGAGGAACTGCTTGTGTGTAAGACACCTCAAGGCCAGTCTCTTTAAGCAGCCCTGTTATACACAGAGGAGATGCTGTAGCCCCCTCTGAAATTTTGGAAGAGGGtgggcatgcatgcacattgaAATGCATGAGATCTGCTGCTGCTTATTTTCAGTTACAGTTCACAAGTTACAGTAAgctggctcctgattggccagaagGGGTGAACTCGAGCATTATGAAATATGGAAGTTTCGCCAAATGAAATCCCTCCCGAACTACAGCCAATTATGCACTGGAGTTAAGCTCCCACAGACATGGGTTGGAGGAGGACATTTaatgtgcagctgctgtagctGTCCTGCGTGGCTGCTCAATACAGCCATAGTCCAGATTACATACCATGCGATGGGGACAACACAGTATAGCTGTGCCTTAAGGATTtgacacacagcagcactgtaTAGCCCTGtgtatttacataattattGAATACAGAGTACAGATGAAAATTTCCAGCCTCCAGGAATGTGGTACATTTTATGTAGTCACTTTTTCCGACCCCATGTTTCTTTTCAGATCCAGAAAACATATTATCCCCTAGGCCAATGGGAAGACCTAGAAGTGACAGTATCCAGGTAATGTAGCCTGCTCATGGGTTAGTTCATAACTGGCATTATTACCTGTTGTCTATTTGCTTATGAATTAATCCAGAACAGTGGCAAGATTTCCTCTATGGACCACTAGAAAAAATTTCAAAGTGCCTTACAAGCAGTAACATACTTTCAATAATGGTTGTGCTCGTTTGTTTGAGCAAAGCCAGTTTTAACAAAAACGCAAATTAGCTAGCTGTACGTTACTAATGTTCATGAAAACAGCGTTCCAAACTTGACATACAGCATAGCCATGAATATCTGACACCACACGTTAAGGTGTTAATTACTCATAGTTAAGATGAGGCCACTCGCATGAAACCTAGACTGTAGACTCTGTAGATGTCTGAGCGGTCTTATGTAAACAGGATTACTTTAATGCGCTTTCAGAACTACAAGATGGATGCCAGCCCATGTGGGCTCTGCCTGATCGTAAACAATGTGGATTTTGAACCCGGGTCTGAACTGAGTAATCGTAAGGGGTCAGACGTAGATTGTGACCGGCTGGAGAAACGATTCAAGTCCCTCAACTTTGTCGTCACTGTCAAGAGGAACCTCAAACAAAAGGTAAAAATTTGTCAGCTTCCGTTGCATGGTAACATGGTGGACATTGGAGCTACCCTAACATCTCTGAACGACAGTTGATTAATCGATTATTGTCTTGTTGAATTACAGCTATTTACAGCTAAGTTTTGTACATCTTTTTTGTTCTGGATCCGGAAGTGaagtcattgttttttgttcaatGCAGCAAATAAAGCAAGAACTGTCAAGCCTCTCAAAGAAGGATCACTCAAAATATGACTGCTGTGTGGTCATCATCCTGTCACATGGCACTGAGGTATTACCCCTAATGTTAATTTCCTGTAAGACACGTGCCATTCAGGTCCATATTTCTTGAACGAATTTTCAGCACTTGACACCACCAttgattattttaaacattgtgaGCTATTTTTTTCATCTTGTATGCAACCTTTTTCATCTTGTATGcaagtaagtgtataattcgtccaggtgcgtagaactgctgaaatccgtcctgctagagtggataagtatctgcgttcatttactaattacataccgcgttagattttaaacttttccctgtgtggaaactggtctttggttttaggttgcgttaggtgtctttgtttttagattgtttgattcttagaattgatagattgcgattattgcacttattgcactatcacaaactgttaacctctgtaatcagtgcgttattcgactcagcttttcagctgctaattaggtaca encodes:
- the casp9 gene encoding caspase-9 gives rise to the protein MDARHRKILQSNRLNLVRELDPSQLYDGLLSRGVFTQDIIDEIQIARTRRDQARELVRNLEMRGSRAFPAFLECLQETGQEHVVHFLLNGDAPVPTPLRPTLLPVPLDKTKNGNKPDKCDSTLQQNQQETMHSTTVDPLPSPYPENILSPRPMGRPRSDSIQNYKMDASPCGLCLIVNNVDFEPGSELSNRKGSDVDCDRLEKRFKSLNFVVTVKRNLKQKQIKQELSSLSKKDHSKYDCCVVIILSHGTEASHSRFPGAVHGVDGPSVPVQNITSYLNGQHCPSLQGKPKLFFIQACGGVEKDTGFEVSPDEFQPSAGGVDDQTDALPMSSSSDSLSFSDEVDARTSLPTPSDILVSYSTFPGYVSWRDTQTGSWYVETLDRVLEESAAMNDLATMLMMVNNEVSQISAKGLYKQMPGSFNFLRKLFYFQTPPQ
- the dnajc16 gene encoding dnaJ homolog subfamily C member 16 isoform X1, which produces MKACSRGRCVSVVTLYLVLLSALVKSASEFDPYKVLGVSKSSSLADIKKVYKQLAKEWHPDKNKNPEAEDMFIKITKSYEVLSNEEKRANYDRYGQVDENQQYGQPQQGYRHFHNGFYFDESFFHFPFNNKGNRDPADSKYTLHYNQYVSEVVPDSFRRPYLIKITSDWCFSCIHIEPVWKETVQELEALGVGIGVVDVGYERRLANHLGAHRTPSILGVINGKATFFHYAVVREHLKQFVEDLLPQRLVEKVTDRNDEEFLNSWHEQNKPHVLLFDQVPVVPLLFKLTAFAFKDYLEFGYVDQGLSETANLLRQFNINTYAPTMLVFKENTDKPADIIQAKGMKKQIIDEFISNNKFLLAPRLVNQKLFDELCPVKQFHRRRKYCVLLITGEEESFTAGNKAFLSLASSNTKEVLRFTYVYQRQQQSLCETLLKSRDIAPPQVVILERRNAAGKALYKPVTGGWNGSEEDKRKLLEELELLQKDPSILNYDATLPELNNELASMFLIQWIYTAYDYLIQIRDDLLHNNWREMMPLLSLIFSALFILFGTVIIQAFSDSGEDKQTKPKAKDAAKSENGSPSTAGTSSRPPKKNFVEVTELTDITYTSNLVKLRPGHINVVLVLTDASKNVLLSKFAKEVYSFTGSLTLHFSFLNVDKHSEWMDALLEVAPEALAADGDEDEASHRADYTGYVLALNGHKKYLCLFRPVYTGEDLDAKSSEEEGGAGGGRSRSGSREEQHHRKAVPRSRSTSTLQIHHKLDRLGLWMERLMEGTLPRYYIPAWPSLEKITTNK
- the dnajc16 gene encoding dnaJ homolog subfamily C member 16 isoform X2 produces the protein MKACSRGRCVSVVTLYLVLLSALVKSASEFDPYKVLGVSKSSSLADIKKVYKQLAKEWHPDKNKNPEAEDMFIKITKSYEVLSNEEKRANYDRYGQVDENQQYGQPQQGYRHFHNGFYFDESFFHFPFNNKGNRDPADSKYTLHYNQYVSEVVPDSFRRPYLIKITSDWCFSCIHIEPVWKETVQELEALGVGIGVVDVGYERRLANHLGAHRTPSILGVINGKATFFHYAVVREHLKQFVEDLLPQRLVEKVTDRNDEEFLNSWHEQNKPHVLLFDQVPVVPLLFKLTAFAFKDYLEFGYVDQGLSETANLLRQFNINTYAPTMLVFKENTDKPADIIQAKGMKKQIIDEFISNNKFLLAPRLVNQKLFDELCPVKQFHRRRKYCVLLITGEEESFTAGNKAFLSLASSNTKEVLRFTYVYQRQQQSLCETLLKSRDIAPPQVVILERRNAAGKALYKPVTGGWNGSEEDKRKLLEELELLQKDPSILNYDATLPELNNELASWIYTAYDYLIQIRDDLLHNNWREMMPLLSLIFSALFILFGTVIIQAFSDSGEDKQTKPKAKDAAKSENGSPSTAGTSSRPPKKNFVEVTELTDITYTSNLVKLRPGHINVVLVLTDASKNVLLSKFAKEVYSFTGSLTLHFSFLNVDKHSEWMDALLEVAPEALAADGDEDEASHRADYTGYVLALNGHKKYLCLFRPVYTGEDLDAKSSEEEGGAGGGRSRSGSREEQHHRKAVPRSRSTSTLQIHHKLDRLGLWMERLMEGTLPRYYIPAWPSLEKITTNK